The Actinomyces lilanjuaniae genome segment CGTGCTTCTCCAGGACACGACGGCGCCGGAGTTCTTCACAGCCCTGCGTGACGGCGAGTTGACCCCACACAGTTTTAACCAGTCGTGACAACACGACCGTCGGCCCGGAGCTGTCGCTCCGGGCCGACGTAGACGGCCTTACCTAGCGGCGCGCGCCCAGGAAGAGAGCCAGCAGGCGGGTCGGGTCAGGCCCAGAAGGTCAGGAGAAGTGGGGGCGGTCCGGGTCCGCCTGCCAGGCAGCGAAGGCCGAGGCGACGATGTCGTCAAGGTCGTGCTCAGCCCGCCAGCCAAGCATCGCCCTGATGCGCTCAGGGTTGCCGATGAGCTGGGGCGGGTCGCCTGCTCGGCGTTCCAGCTCCTCGGGAACGATATTCAGGCCCGTGGCAGCAATGACCCGACTCACCACCTCACGCACGGAGGACCCCTGGCCCGTCCCGACGTTAAAGACGTGCTCGGTCATCTCCTTGCCAGTGACCATAGTGTCCAGCGCGGCGACGTGGGCGACAGCAAGGTCCTGCACGTGGATGTAGTCGCGGATGCACGTGCCGTCAGGGGTGGGGTAGTCGGTGCCGAAGATCTTAGGGGCCTCCCCCTTGGCGAGCCGCTCCAGCACCATGGGAATAAGGTTGAGAGTCGCCATGTCCCCCAGGTCCTCCCATCCCGCACCAGCCACGTTGAAGTAGCGCAGGCCTACCCAGCGCAGCCCCCAGGCCCGCTGGGCGTCAGCCAGCATCCACTCCCCGATAAGCTTGGTCTCACCGTAAGGGTTGATGGGACGGCACTCGGTCTCCTCGAGCACGACCTCCACCGGAGGCATCCCGTAGACCGCCGCCGAGGAGGAGAAGATCATCTGCCTCACGCCCGAGCGCTCCATAGCGACCAGCATGTTGGCCAGGCCACCGACGTTCTGCTGGTAGTACCAGGCAGGGCGCTGTACCGACTCCCCAACCTGCTTGCGAGCGGCAAAGTGGACGACGGCGGTCACTGCCCGGGAGGCCATGAGGTCAGTCAGCGCATCCTCAGCCTCACCGTCGGCGACGTCCAGAGTGACCAGAGACGCCCCCTCCACCCGCGACGCCGCCCCGTAGGAGAGGTCGTCCACGACGACGACGTCCTCACCACGCTCAAGAAGAAGTCGGACGACATGGGCACCGATGTACCCGGCACCACCGGCAACAAGAATGCTCATACCAGCATGTTACACAGCGATCCCCGGAAAACGGTAAACCCCCGTCAGCGGGACGGGCTGGGCTCCCGCAGGGAGGCGCCCTTGGCCCGGGCCTCGCGCCTCATGCGCTCCTGGTAGTCCCGCATCGCCGCGCGCAGGCGCAGGGCCTGCGGCCCCTCGCCGGCTCCCAGGATCCGGGCCGCGAGCAGCCCGGCGTTGCGGGCTCCACCCACCGACACGGTGGCCACCGGCACACCAGCGGGCATCTGGACGATCGACAGCAGTGAGTCCAGGCCGTCCAGGTGCCGGAGCGGAACCGGCACGCCGATGACCGGCAGCTCGGTGACGGCCGCCAGCATTCCTGGAAGATGAGCCGCTCCCCCGGCCCCGGCAATGATGACCCTCAGCCCGCGTCCTGCGGCGTCCTGACCGTAGCCGAGCATATCGACGGGCATCCGGTGGGCGGAGACGACGTCGGCCTCGTAGGGGACACCCAGCTCGTCAAGAGCCTCTGCGGCAGCGCTCATGACCGGCCAGTCGGAGTCCGAGCCCATGACGACACCAACCAGTGGCGCCCCAGCGGCCGGACCAGCCGCTGACGCCTGCCCCCCGGCCGACGTCCCTGGCGCCTCCCTCTGCGAGCCACCCGCCGGGCCGTCCTGCGACCCACCCGTGTGCTGCGCCTGCGCAGCCTGTGCTGTCGTGCCTGTCATCGGCCTTCCCTCCTCACACTCCAGGCCCCACACTACAAGCCGCATCGGGTCGCAGCACCCGGTAGCAGCCCCGGTCAGCCCTCGCTGTACTTCCCTGGGAGCCGTCCAGGAGAGGCTCAGCCCTCGCCACGCAGGACGGCGACGACCTCACGAGCCCGCTCCAAGGCGTCCTGCGGAGTCTCGGTCGGGGCCACCGTGAGGTTGACGTGCCCGAGCTTACGACCCGGTCGCCAGCTCTTTCCGTAGAGGTGGATGCGGGCACGAGGCTCCAGGGCCAGCGCCCGGGCCAGGGCGTCCTCTCCCGGAGGCTGAGGTCCCCCGAGGAGGTTGACCATGACAGTAGCCGCAGCCGTGAGCGCGGCAGACCCGAGGGGAAGGCCGAGCACGGCACGCAGGTGCTGGGCAAACTGGCTGGTCACGGCACCGTCCTGCGTCCAGTGTCCGGAGTTGTGAGGCCGTGTGGCCAGCTCGTTGACGTA includes the following:
- the purE gene encoding 5-(carboxyamino)imidazole ribonucleotide mutase; translation: MGSDSDWPVMSAAAEALDELGVPYEADVVSAHRMPVDMLGYGQDAAGRGLRVIIAGAGGAAHLPGMLAAVTELPVIGVPVPLRHLDGLDSLLSIVQMPAGVPVATVSVGGARNAGLLAARILGAGEGPQALRLRAAMRDYQERMRREARAKGASLREPSPSR
- the galE gene encoding UDP-glucose 4-epimerase GalE, with product MSILVAGGAGYIGAHVVRLLLERGEDVVVVDDLSYGAASRVEGASLVTLDVADGEAEDALTDLMASRAVTAVVHFAARKQVGESVQRPAWYYQQNVGGLANMLVAMERSGVRQMIFSSSAAVYGMPPVEVVLEETECRPINPYGETKLIGEWMLADAQRAWGLRWVGLRYFNVAGAGWEDLGDMATLNLIPMVLERLAKGEAPKIFGTDYPTPDGTCIRDYIHVQDLAVAHVAALDTMVTGKEMTEHVFNVGTGQGSSVREVVSRVIAATGLNIVPEELERRAGDPPQLIGNPERIRAMLGWRAEHDLDDIVASAFAAWQADPDRPHFS